A single Micromonospora luteifusca DNA region contains:
- a CDS encoding MFS transporter: MIGLDRRPAAATDTTLPRGPLAGFAAGSLGMGVWVTVPGLLLLYFLTDVLAVGPWLAGLALLLPKIADVLLHPWVGHRADVEQTRRGDRRRLLLLGCALPIAFAALFAVPGGLTGAPAAAWVAVFFVAGNLLFATYQVPYLATPADLRIGYHERTRLMAFRMVVLTLGILVAGLLAPLLTGGDAATRGGYQRMGVVLAVGMLVAMLVGVAGIARLRGSATATTPAGHSGWRALRTALRDAQFRWLVAAYLAMSTTTHLVLAGVPYYAEYELRAPGLTTVLVAAFVAPALLVTPAWLVVARRVGKQRALLGAQGAFALGSLVLAVGRPAGLPVLIGAVAVLGVAFAGMQLLPFSMLPDVIRAAESTAADPTGAGTYTGVWTATEATGAALGPYAYALCLTVGGFVASTAGDSPVQPDAALAAVRYGFGLLPAVAMLAALLLQRRYTLDVTARAAS, translated from the coding sequence ATGATCGGGCTCGACCGGCGGCCCGCGGCCGCCACCGACACGACGCTTCCCCGAGGCCCTCTGGCGGGCTTCGCGGCCGGCTCGCTCGGCATGGGTGTCTGGGTGACCGTGCCCGGCCTGCTGCTGCTCTACTTCCTCACCGACGTGCTGGCCGTCGGGCCGTGGCTGGCCGGCCTCGCGCTGCTGCTGCCGAAGATCGCCGACGTGCTGCTGCACCCCTGGGTGGGCCACCGCGCCGACGTCGAGCAGACCCGACGCGGCGACCGGCGTCGACTGCTGCTGCTCGGCTGCGCCCTGCCGATCGCGTTCGCCGCGCTCTTCGCCGTGCCCGGTGGACTCACCGGCGCTCCGGCGGCCGCGTGGGTGGCGGTGTTCTTCGTCGCCGGCAATCTGCTCTTCGCCACCTACCAGGTGCCCTACCTGGCCACCCCGGCGGACCTGCGGATCGGCTACCACGAACGCACCCGGCTGATGGCGTTCCGGATGGTCGTGCTGACCCTGGGCATCCTGGTCGCCGGGCTGCTGGCCCCGCTGCTCACCGGCGGCGACGCCGCGACCCGCGGCGGTTACCAACGGATGGGCGTGGTCCTCGCGGTCGGAATGCTGGTGGCCATGCTGGTCGGTGTCGCCGGCATCGCCCGGTTGCGCGGATCCGCCACGGCCACCACACCCGCGGGTCACAGCGGATGGCGGGCACTGCGCACGGCGTTGCGCGACGCGCAGTTCCGCTGGCTGGTCGCGGCGTACCTGGCGATGTCCACCACCACCCACCTGGTGCTCGCCGGGGTGCCCTACTACGCCGAGTACGAGCTGCGGGCGCCCGGCCTGACCACGGTGCTGGTGGCCGCGTTCGTGGCGCCGGCCCTGCTGGTCACCCCGGCCTGGCTGGTGGTGGCCCGCCGCGTCGGCAAGCAGCGGGCGCTGCTCGGCGCGCAGGGCGCCTTCGCGCTCGGCTCGCTGGTGCTGGCGGTGGGCCGCCCGGCCGGGCTGCCGGTGCTGATCGGCGCGGTGGCGGTGCTCGGCGTGGCGTTCGCCGGCATGCAACTGCTGCCGTTCTCGATGCTGCCCGACGTGATCCGCGCCGCCGAGTCAACCGCCGCCGACCCAACCGGTGCCGGCACCTACACCGGGGTGTGGACGGCCACCGAGGCCACCGGTGCGGCCCTCGGCCCGTACGCGTACGCCCTGTGCCTGACCGTCGGTGGTTTCGTGGCCTCGACGGCCGGTGATTCGCCGGTGCAGCCGGACGCGGCGCTGGCCGCGGTCCGCTACGGCTTCGGGTTGCTGCCGGCGGTGGCGATGCTCGCGGCGTTGCTGCTGCAACGCCGCTACACCCTGGACGTGACCGCCCGGGCCGCGAGCTGA
- a CDS encoding TetR/AcrR family transcriptional regulator, with amino-acid sequence MTMPRRRPGRPRRDETRPTREVVLTAATALFAERGFDAVGLREVAAAAGVDVATVAHHTGTKAALYDACFARVFAAEREVLTEAAEQARSALDAGPDAARRALHELVDVFVDFLEDRPETTALWLRRWLEPQRHADLDQRYAEPLYRLVTELLTAAAATGALTEPTPHITVRSLVWATHGHVVALAAGAPGARERREFRAFVHRLLDGLYGSSTP; translated from the coding sequence ATGACCATGCCCCGACGCCGTCCGGGCCGGCCCCGCCGCGACGAGACCCGGCCCACCCGCGAGGTGGTGCTCACCGCGGCGACCGCGCTCTTCGCCGAACGTGGCTTCGACGCCGTCGGGCTGCGGGAGGTCGCCGCCGCCGCCGGGGTCGACGTCGCCACGGTCGCGCACCACACGGGTACGAAGGCGGCGCTCTACGACGCCTGCTTCGCCCGGGTCTTCGCCGCCGAACGGGAGGTGCTCACCGAGGCTGCCGAGCAGGCCCGCTCGGCCCTCGACGCGGGGCCGGACGCGGCGCGGCGAGCCCTGCACGAGCTGGTCGACGTCTTCGTCGACTTCCTGGAGGACCGCCCGGAAACCACCGCGTTGTGGCTGCGACGCTGGCTGGAACCGCAGCGGCACGCCGACCTCGACCAGCGCTACGCCGAGCCGTTGTACCGGTTGGTCACGGAGCTGCTCACCGCCGCGGCGGCGACCGGCGCGCTGACGGAACCGACCCCGCACATCACCGTCCGCAGCCTGGTGTGGGCGACTCACGGGCACGTGGTGGCACTGGCCGCGGGTGCCCCGGGCGCGCGGGAACGGCGTGAGTTCCGGGCGTTCGTGCATCGCCTGCTCGACGGGTTGTACGGCTCGTCGACCCCTTGA
- a CDS encoding flavin-containing monooxygenase, with amino-acid sequence MGVPPQVAVIGAGAAGLAAVKALRDADVPTVGFEASDQVGGLWVYGAADSPAYRTLHLNTSRGRTQFADHPMPTDWPDYPDHRRIAGYLADYADRFGLGDTIRLRHTVERVTQDPAGTWTVTASGPGGSVEVTVDAVVVANGHNRVPRLPSPPYPGTCTAEQMHSHDYRGPEQLAGKRVLVVGGGNSAMDIAVDASYAATRTLLSLRRGVWVVPKHLLGRPSDTLNGALARRLPWRLRQRISQVMLSTTVGNPTRYGLPAPAHGFLQDHPTLSDGLLSRLTHGDVEARPGVAALDGDRVEFTDGRRDDVDLIIWCTGYRVEIPFLDPALLAGGADTLPLYRHVFHPDAPGLTFVGLMQSTGSAFPLVEAQAKLIAAHLAGRYALPDPARQRAACRAELRAATARWGQRRPAMRVDFDAYLAELTRELAAGTRRARAGTLGPASPVGAGQ; translated from the coding sequence ATGGGCGTACCACCTCAGGTGGCGGTGATCGGCGCCGGCGCGGCCGGTCTCGCCGCCGTCAAGGCACTGCGCGACGCTGACGTGCCCACTGTCGGCTTCGAGGCCAGCGACCAGGTCGGCGGCCTCTGGGTGTACGGGGCAGCCGACTCGCCCGCGTACCGCACGCTGCACCTGAACACCAGCCGGGGCCGCACCCAGTTCGCCGACCACCCGATGCCCACCGACTGGCCCGACTACCCCGACCACCGCCGCATCGCCGGCTACCTCGCCGACTACGCCGACCGCTTCGGGCTGGGCGACACCATCCGGCTGCGCCACACCGTCGAGCGGGTCACCCAGGACCCTGCCGGCACCTGGACGGTGACCGCGAGCGGGCCGGGCGGGTCGGTCGAGGTCACCGTCGACGCCGTGGTCGTCGCCAACGGGCACAACCGGGTGCCCCGGTTGCCCAGCCCGCCGTACCCGGGCACCTGCACAGCGGAACAGATGCACAGCCACGACTACCGGGGCCCGGAGCAGTTGGCCGGCAAGCGGGTCCTGGTCGTCGGCGGCGGAAACTCCGCGATGGACATCGCCGTCGACGCCTCGTACGCCGCCACCCGCACCCTGCTCTCGCTGCGCCGTGGTGTCTGGGTTGTGCCGAAGCACCTGCTGGGCCGCCCCTCGGACACCCTCAACGGGGCGCTGGCCCGCCGGCTGCCGTGGCGACTGCGCCAGCGCATCAGCCAGGTGATGCTGAGCACCACCGTCGGCAACCCCACCCGCTACGGACTGCCCGCACCGGCGCACGGCTTCCTGCAGGACCACCCGACGCTCTCCGACGGGTTGCTGTCGCGGCTGACCCACGGGGACGTCGAGGCCCGACCCGGCGTCGCCGCCCTCGACGGCGACCGGGTCGAGTTCACCGACGGCCGACGCGACGACGTGGACCTGATCATCTGGTGCACCGGCTACCGGGTGGAGATCCCCTTCCTCGACCCGGCGCTGCTCGCCGGGGGCGCCGACACCCTGCCGTTGTACCGGCACGTGTTCCACCCTGACGCCCCCGGCCTGACCTTCGTGGGGCTGATGCAGTCCACCGGTTCCGCGTTCCCCCTGGTGGAGGCGCAGGCGAAGCTGATCGCCGCGCACCTCGCCGGCCGGTACGCGCTGCCGGACCCGGCCCGGCAGCGGGCCGCGTGCCGGGCCGAGTTGCGGGCGGCGACCGCCCGGTGGGGTCAGCGCCGCCCGGCGATGCGTGTCGACTTCGACGCCTACCTGGCCGAGTTGACCCGGGAGTTGGCCGCCGGGACCCGCCGGGCCCGCGCCGGCACCCTCGGCCCGGCCTCGCCGGTCGGAGCAGGTCAGTGA
- a CDS encoding SDR family NAD(P)-dependent oxidoreductase — protein sequence MSGRPTRGLTGRRVLVTGASGTFGRHLGAALSAAGARVVGLDLHARPDDAVPVLGCDLTDPAAVPAAVRAAVDRLGGLDLLINNAGVGGPAPAELPPDEVVRQQLEVNLLGAWRTTAAALPPLLTAHGRVIFVASRMAVLPLPLAAAYGVSKRALVAYADALRHEVGTHVGVSVVYPSMVASPIHDSTAEAGLSLRGVSRPEPVDGVVAAILRAATARRAPRDVATTRRGRLEMAVGRHAPALADRLVRRTLAARLAAGDLDAAPLAAGMLRRHRHRDPGS from the coding sequence GTGAGCGGCCGCCCGACGCGCGGGCTCACCGGGCGGCGGGTGCTGGTGACCGGGGCGAGCGGGACCTTCGGCCGGCATCTCGGCGCCGCGCTGAGCGCAGCCGGCGCCCGGGTGGTGGGGCTCGACCTGCACGCGCGCCCCGACGACGCCGTGCCGGTGCTCGGTTGTGACCTGACCGACCCGGCGGCCGTGCCGGCGGCGGTGCGGGCTGCCGTCGACCGGCTCGGCGGGCTCGACCTACTGATCAACAACGCCGGGGTCGGTGGTCCCGCCCCGGCCGAGTTGCCACCCGACGAGGTGGTCCGCCAGCAGTTGGAGGTCAACCTGCTCGGCGCGTGGCGGACCACCGCTGCCGCGCTGCCGCCGCTGCTCACCGCCCACGGGCGGGTGATCTTCGTGGCGAGCCGGATGGCGGTGCTGCCACTGCCACTCGCCGCCGCGTACGGGGTCAGCAAACGGGCCCTGGTCGCCTACGCAGACGCGCTGCGCCACGAGGTCGGCACCCACGTCGGGGTGAGCGTGGTCTACCCGAGCATGGTTGCCTCACCCATCCACGACAGCACCGCCGAGGCCGGTCTGTCCCTGCGGGGCGTGTCCCGTCCCGAGCCCGTCGACGGGGTGGTCGCGGCGATCCTGCGCGCCGCCACCGCCCGGCGGGCGCCCAGGGACGTGGCGACCACCAGGCGCGGACGACTGGAGATGGCCGTCGGCCGGCACGCGCCCGCGCTGGCCGACCGGCTGGTACGCCGTACCCTCGCCGCCCGGCTCGCCGCCGGTGACCTGGACGCCGCGCCGCTGGCCGCCGGGATGCTCCGCCGCCACCGCCACCGCGACCCCGGCAGCTGA
- a CDS encoding helix-turn-helix transcriptional regulator: MDRRELAVFLRSRREQIAPADVGLPAGPRRRTPGLRREEAAQLAFISTEYYTRLEQARGPRPSREVLAGLARALRLSNAERTHLHHLAGAPPGPPPGPNREVRQSVLDLLRRLPQAAAIVTSAAYEVLAWNDLAAALMEDFSALPRRERNLVRQVFLGPHRQGRRLYGVSDADAFARVSARRLRATAARYPNDPGVTGLVDELLAGSEDFARLWASHDVGAERSLRKTFQHPLVGPVTVNCDVLDITDRDQQVVIYTAAPGSASEEALRLLSVIGTQRMDVDH, encoded by the coding sequence GTGGACCGACGAGAGCTGGCTGTCTTCCTGCGCAGCAGGCGCGAACAAATCGCCCCTGCCGACGTTGGTCTGCCCGCCGGACCACGCCGCCGCACCCCGGGGTTGCGCCGCGAGGAGGCGGCGCAGTTGGCGTTCATCTCGACCGAGTACTACACCCGCCTGGAGCAGGCCCGCGGCCCGCGCCCGTCGCGGGAGGTGCTGGCCGGTCTGGCCCGCGCCCTGCGGCTGTCGAACGCCGAGCGCACCCACCTGCACCACCTCGCCGGCGCACCACCCGGGCCGCCGCCGGGACCCAACCGCGAGGTACGCCAGAGCGTCCTCGACCTCCTGCGACGGCTGCCGCAGGCGGCCGCGATCGTGACGTCCGCGGCGTACGAGGTGCTCGCCTGGAACGATCTTGCCGCTGCCCTGATGGAGGACTTCTCCGCCCTGCCGCGTCGAGAGCGCAACCTGGTGCGCCAGGTCTTTCTGGGGCCACACCGGCAGGGGCGGCGGCTGTACGGGGTGTCGGACGCGGACGCTTTCGCCCGCGTCTCGGCCCGCCGCCTGCGCGCCACCGCGGCCCGCTACCCCAACGATCCGGGGGTGACCGGGCTGGTGGATGAGCTCCTCGCCGGAAGCGAGGATTTCGCCCGGCTGTGGGCCTCGCACGACGTGGGTGCCGAGCGCTCCCTGCGCAAGACCTTCCAGCACCCGCTGGTCGGTCCGGTCACCGTCAACTGCGACGTTCTCGACATCACCGACCGGGACCAGCAGGTCGTGATCTACACCGCCGCGCCCGGTTCAGCGTCGGAGGAGGCGCTGAGGCTGCTGTCGGTCATCGGTACACAGCGCATGGACGTGGACCACTAG
- a CDS encoding SDR family NAD(P)-dependent oxidoreductase — MDNTPNTDKSAPAAAGLLSGKVAFITGAGRGIGAAAARLFAAEGARVLLAARTEEQLKAVTEEVRAAGGTADHVVCDLADAASVRAAVDRAVELYGRLDVAFNNGATFVPPGPMDQVRETDFDHVYTVNLKGPWLAMVAEIGAIRATAGTGAIVNNSSIGSLRGNPVLPAYGAMKRAVNSLTESAAITYGPEGIRVNAIAPGNTRTEMIRTWEAYSPGLVERLKASTPLRRAAEPDEIAQAAAWLLSDRASFVTGAVLRVDGGARA, encoded by the coding sequence ATGGACAACACACCGAACACTGACAAATCCGCCCCCGCCGCGGCGGGCCTGCTGTCCGGCAAGGTCGCCTTCATCACCGGAGCCGGGCGCGGTATCGGGGCCGCGGCGGCACGGCTGTTCGCTGCCGAGGGCGCCCGGGTGCTGCTCGCGGCCCGCACTGAGGAGCAGTTGAAGGCGGTGACCGAGGAGGTCCGGGCAGCGGGCGGCACCGCGGACCACGTGGTGTGTGACCTGGCCGACGCGGCCAGCGTTCGCGCCGCCGTCGACCGGGCGGTGGAGCTGTACGGCCGCCTCGACGTCGCCTTCAACAACGGCGCGACGTTCGTGCCACCCGGCCCGATGGACCAGGTGCGCGAGACCGACTTCGACCACGTCTACACCGTGAACCTCAAGGGCCCGTGGCTGGCCATGGTTGCCGAGATCGGCGCGATCCGGGCCACCGCCGGCACGGGAGCCATCGTCAACAACTCCAGCATCGGCAGCTTGCGGGGCAACCCTGTACTGCCCGCATACGGCGCGATGAAGCGGGCCGTCAACAGCCTCACCGAGTCGGCGGCCATCACCTACGGCCCGGAGGGCATCCGGGTCAACGCCATCGCTCCCGGCAACACACGGACCGAGATGATCCGTACCTGGGAGGCGTACTCGCCCGGTCTCGTCGAGCGGCTCAAGGCATCCACGCCGCTGCGCCGTGCCGCCGAGCCCGACGAAATCGCCCAGGCCGCCGCCTGGCTGCTCAGTGATCGCGCCTCGTTCGTCACCGGCGCGGTCCTGCGGGTCGACGGCGGGGCGCGGGCCTGA
- a CDS encoding LysE family translocator, protein MVGTGALLGIALVALGLVLTPGPNMVYLVSRSVAQGRRAGLISLLGVAAGFGVYLAAAVAGLAAVFVLVPTLYAVVKLAGAGYLLWLAWRTLRPGGRSPFTPAPLPPDPPRRLFTMGLVTNLLNPKIAILYVSLLPQFVDPARGQLAMQSLLLGLTQIAVALSVNALIVLSAGALAGFFARRPVWLRVQRWVTGTALAALAVRIAADRSRAAVATP, encoded by the coding sequence ATGGTGGGCACGGGTGCACTGCTGGGTATCGCGCTGGTGGCGTTGGGGCTGGTGCTCACGCCCGGCCCGAACATGGTCTATCTGGTCTCCCGGTCGGTGGCGCAGGGCCGCCGGGCCGGGCTGATCTCGCTGCTCGGGGTGGCGGCCGGGTTCGGCGTCTACCTCGCGGCGGCGGTCGCCGGCCTCGCCGCCGTCTTCGTCCTGGTGCCGACGCTGTACGCGGTGGTGAAGCTCGCCGGGGCCGGCTACCTGCTCTGGCTGGCCTGGCGGACGCTGCGTCCCGGTGGGCGCTCACCGTTCACGCCCGCGCCGCTGCCGCCGGACCCGCCTCGGCGCCTGTTCACCATGGGCCTGGTCACCAACCTGCTGAACCCGAAGATCGCCATCCTCTACGTGTCGCTGCTGCCGCAGTTCGTCGACCCGGCGCGGGGGCAGCTGGCGATGCAGAGCCTGTTGCTGGGCCTGACCCAGATCGCCGTGGCGCTGAGCGTCAACGCGCTGATCGTGCTCAGCGCCGGCGCGCTGGCCGGGTTCTTCGCCCGCCGACCGGTGTGGCTGCGGGTGCAGCGGTGGGTGACCGGGACGGCCCTCGCGGCGCTGGCCGTCCGGATCGCCGCGGACCGGTCCCGCGCGGCGGTCGCGACACCCTGA
- a CDS encoding J-domain-containing protein, which translates to MTDAWEAAVEAQIRGAVQRGEFDDLPGMGKPIPGRGAPYDESWWIKSFLEREALPSDLLLPTPLQLRRRVEQVPDEVRDLPTEQSVRDFVAQLNAQIVAWLRNPDGPRVAVRPVNADEVVRHWRAGRARREQLAPATEPVTAAPARRPRRGWWLRWRRRG; encoded by the coding sequence GTGACCGATGCGTGGGAAGCGGCCGTGGAGGCGCAGATCAGGGGAGCCGTACAACGCGGCGAGTTCGACGACCTGCCCGGCATGGGCAAGCCGATCCCCGGCCGAGGAGCACCGTACGACGAGTCGTGGTGGATCAAGAGTTTCCTGGAGCGCGAGGCGCTGCCCAGCGACCTGCTCCTGCCCACCCCACTGCAACTGCGTCGGCGTGTCGAGCAGGTCCCCGACGAGGTCCGTGACCTGCCCACCGAACAGTCCGTACGGGACTTCGTGGCCCAACTCAACGCCCAGATCGTGGCCTGGCTGCGAAACCCCGACGGCCCCCGCGTAGCGGTGCGGCCGGTGAACGCCGACGAGGTGGTCCGCCACTGGCGCGCCGGACGTGCCCGACGCGAGCAGCTTGCGCCCGCCACCGAGCCGGTGACCGCCGCGCCGGCCCGCCGGCCCCGCCGCGGCTGGTGGCTGCGCTGGCGTCGCCGGGGCTGA